Below is a genomic region from Rosa chinensis cultivar Old Blush chromosome 5, RchiOBHm-V2, whole genome shotgun sequence.
TCCTatcaaacaaaaatgaaatcagGCTTgtgaacgagagagagagagagagagagagagagagagagagagagagagagacctcaaGGATTTTTCCTAACACAAATGCAGTTTTGAGATTAGACGGTCTGCCATGTATGTTGTAGTACTTGCTTCCCGAAACGTCTATCCCCTGAATAAAGAAAATTTGATGTGTAACGAAAATGAGAAGATCATATGAGAGAAAATGTATATGATGTTTTCCTGCTAATTATAGAACCTTAATGTGATGttgaatgaaaatatatatGATAAAGAAAGACCTCAGAGCAGTTTAGTTCTGAAGGCAGTGACTCAAGGTGTTCTTGCACGGGAATGGTTGAGTTAAATTTCAAATGCTGATCCTCGGCCAACGTTGGCGAAAGAGTTACAGTGGATCTTGAATTTTGTGAAGTGACTTCTGCTGCTTGTTCTTTCATGCCGTACATAATTTCTTGACCTGaattttccttcttccttctaaTGTATAAACAATGACGGTAACTCTTTAATTCGTACAGAAACCCTATGAAATCGTGGTCGTACAGTAGACGAGCACCGCTCTTTTTAACCTCCACAGCTGGGCTATCAATTGTTGTGTGAGCCTCGATGGTATTGCACTCATTCAAGGAATTCAATCCTTTTAAAAACCAGACATGGGGTATTATTATCCAATATCCATGTGACCCAGTAAAAGGGACGCTTTCAACGTTCACCTCGTGGTATAAAGTTTGTTTATCACCAGGACCTTCCATGGTATCAAAATAACAATCAAACTTGTGCTTGACTTTCAAATCACAATTGGTATCAAAATCCTCATGAATTTCCAATACAACATACAGAGCATATCCCATCCATGGCTTGCCTTTGTTGTCTGTTGGCAGCAGAATTGTTACAGATTGGCTGTTGCTTCTGCTGTCAAACCAATTCGGAATTTCAAAAGCTCTAGTTGATAAACCATAAGCTGTCCTTGACCGTTGACTTATCTCAACCTACACcatttttgagaagaaaaaaaagggaagaatgTAAATGATGAAGATGTTAATTATCTGTAGATACTTTAGGAGAGATAATTACCTCGTTAGCCTCGTGATAATCTCTAAGCCATGCTGCAAATTGTGAATACGACATGTCAATGATACATATAGTTGATGATATGCGCTTGATAACAGAAACATTTCCTGCTGTAGTTGAATCACATACTTCATATTGATCAGAATCACTTTTCAACGACATACAATCACTGACCCAAACCCCTTTTATACTCAACGGAAGCTTTGGAAATGACTGCAACTGGCTACAATCATCCAATACAAGTCTTGCAAGATTAGATAGTCGACAAATACTTTCAGGTATGCTTGTAAAATTGTTTCCCCCTAGAAACAAGTCCTTTAATGATGACAAGTGATCGAGATTATTGGGGATTGCTCCATCAAATAGATTGCAGTAACTTAAATTCAGTGATGTTAAAGAGCTGAAACCCGAGAAAGAAGAAGGTGACAACATGCCAAGAGCAGGGCATAGACTTGGTGAAGAGCGAAAGAGCAATGATGTAGAAAGCTGACGATCGCAATTAGAGCAAGATAAAACTTTGAGGTTTTTGTGATAGACAATGGATGACGGCATTTGTCTTATGGCAGTTCCGCTTATATCCAGCTCTTCGAGACCTTCCACATTCCCaatgttttctgaaatttcacCAAGACTAGAGCAACCTGATAGGATGATTGTTTTAAGCCTCGTCAAGCTTGAAATGACACTTGGAATTCTCAAAAGATTCTTGCAATCTGCCAGATCTAACAAATAAAGACCAGTTAGACCCTCAATTGACAATGGTAGTTCTTCTATAGCAGTTCCATCTAAATAAAGCTTGGACAAGCATCCCATATCTCCCAATATCTCTGGAAATGCCTTGAGCCTTGCACAACCAGAAAGACCGAAAATTTCAAGGGATTCCAAGCTGATGTCACATGAGAACATCTCAAGGCTTTTACAGTTTTTCATATTCAATAACCTAAGGTTTTTGAGATTGCTAATGGATGTGTGAACCTTAGATAATTTTGTACAACCTTCAAGAATCAACTTCTCAAGATTTGGTACACCCGTGAAGTCTGGGGTCTCCATCAGACATGTAGAGTCCTTGAGATCGATCGATTTTAACTTCTCTAAACTCTgtataataaatataaaaagaTGTGTTATCAGTTTTCATCATCAATATAGTTTCTACTTtctactcaaaaataaaaagaaaattgaaatgttATAAGCTCTTCCGAAGTTCATATAGTAAAAGGCATATATGCATGAGAAAATTGTTACCTTGTATCCTTTCCATAGATATTCGATACGACTGCAACAAATGCTGAGTTGAACAAGCTTCTTAGATGGGAAGTTTTTCGGCAATAACTTTGAAGGATATCCATTCCATTCAACAACTTGTAGCTCAGTTGATAGATAATTGAGGCCTCGAGGTAGGAGCACATTAGAAATTTTGAGAAATCTCAATTTTTTCAAGTTTGACAAGGCGTCACTTTTCAATTGTTCATTTTGTTCTTGAGGCAAAACAAGGACTATCCCTTGAACCGAATCTGATCCCTGCAGTTAagtacaggaaaaaaaaagaaaaaaagatataGAACTGGTAGCCTAGTGAACCAATTTTgaatatttattttcaattgaAAATATAAGAATCGAGTTTTTTCAGATATACAAATACCTTCTTATGCTTCATTACATCAAGCACATCAGCGGATTGCCAAATTCTACTACAGTTCCCAGGCTCATTGAGGCATTCCGCACGAACAAGTTCCCAACCCATTTCCTGAAGCAAAT
It encodes:
- the LOC112165851 gene encoding TMV resistance protein N isoform X1; this translates as MAAETLCSSSSFPYCSSNAQRTYDVFLSFRGMDTRKSFTDHLYAALDRGGIFTFRDEEELARGQPISRNLLEAIQVSRIAVVVFSRNYASSTWCLDELAKIVECMDETGQKVIPIFYDVDPSEVRNQLGKYGEAFDAHEERFKAGSDKEKLQKWRAALTQVANLSGFHLQDRYESKFIQEIMEMIVSELKGTNQTLSNDLGLVGIDFRVEEIKNLCSVKDKENDVVFIGIWGMGGIGKTTLAQAFYDKVSYQFSDKSFLKNVRESSKRDGIVALTKDLLFSVLKRMDVHDSEIRHRLRFKKVLIILDDVDKLEQLQALAGSNSWFGRGSRIIITTRDEQLLIAHHVDRSYKVKELKNDDALELFSWKAFKSAHPPEDYLELSQNFVNYSKGLPLAIKVLGAFLCGQSPQEWKSAFSRIQENLDNDIMSALRISFDGLHEKEKEIFLDIACFFKGHDRDQVAVMLESFGFHPIIGIRALIRKSLITLVGNKLWMHDLLQEMGWELVRAECLNEPGNCSRIWQSADVLDVMKHKKGSDSVQGIVLVLPQEQNEQLKSDALSNLKKLRFLKISNVLLPRGLNYLSTELQVVEWNGYPSKLLPKNFPSKKLVQLSICCSRIEYLWKGYKSLEKLKSIDLKDSTCLMETPDFTGVPNLEKLILEGCTKLSKVHTSISNLKNLRLLNMKNCKSLEMFSCDISLESLEIFGLSGCARLKAFPEILGDMGCLSKLYLDGTAIEELPLSIEGLTGLYLLDLADCKNLLRIPSVISSLTRLKTIILSGCSSLGEISENIGNVEGLEELDISGTAIRQMPSSIVYHKNLKVLSCSNCDRQLSTSLLFRSSPSLCPALGMLSPSSFSGFSSLTSLNLSYCNLFDGAIPNNLDHLSSLKDLFLGGNNFTSIPESICRLSNLARLVLDDCSQLQSFPKLPLSIKGVWVSDCMSLKSDSDQYEVCDSTTAGNVSVIKRISSTICIIDMSYSQFAAWLRDYHEANEVEISQRSRTAYGLSTRAFEIPNWFDSRSNSQSVTILLPTDNKGKPWMGYALYVVLEIHEDFDTNCDLKVKHKFDCYFDTMEGPGDKQTLYHEVNVESVPFTGSHGYWIIIPHVWFLKGLNSLNECNTIEAHTTIDSPAVEVKKSGARLLYDHDFIGFLYELKSYRHCLYIRRKKENSGQEIMYGMKEQAAEVTSQNSRSTVTLSPTLAEDQHLKFNSTIPVQEHLESLPSELNCSEGIDVSGSKYYNIHGRPSNLKTAFVLGKILEEYSGRHDLLYKETFSQSEIPEWFCSVNGSSTAFTIPRLNNMTGWKGVVVCSAFAILSHPSLIQFELYIPHIQCSFGSGSWKIPMNGYVIVNDLFPNMMGHGFIWILYVSHGSFQGYMLNKYTPVDMQVKFKSNSKDITVESCGYQLVFQENMEELMEIIMQCSTCMPHCQSLKNSKRKREQFEEEQVVEEDEQGRSYFWTRKS
- the LOC112165851 gene encoding TMV resistance protein N isoform X3, encoding MACLAILCAAVLDSRYESKFIQEIMEMIVSELKGTNQTLSNDLGLVGIDFRVEEIKNLCSVKDKENDVVFIGIWGMGGIGKTTLAQAFYDKVSYQFSDKSFLKNVRESSKRDGIVALTKDLLFSVLKRMDVHDSEIRHRLRFKKVLIILDDVDKLEQLQALAGSNSWFGRGSRIIITTRDEQLLIAHHVDRSYKVKELKNDDALELFSWKAFKSAHPPEDYLELSQNFVNYSKGLPLAIKVLGAFLCGQSPQEWKSAFSRIQENLDNDIMSALRISFDGLHEKEKEIFLDIACFFKGHDRDQVAVMLESFGFHPIIGIRALIRKSLITLVGNKLWMHDLLQEMGWELVRAECLNEPGNCSRIWQSADVLDVMKHKKGSDSVQGIVLVLPQEQNEQLKSDALSNLKKLRFLKISNVLLPRGLNYLSTELQVVEWNGYPSKLLPKNFPSKKLVQLSICCSRIEYLWKGYKSLEKLKSIDLKDSTCLMETPDFTGVPNLEKLILEGCTKLSKVHTSISNLKNLRLLNMKNCKSLEMFSCDISLESLEIFGLSGCARLKAFPEILGDMGCLSKLYLDGTAIEELPLSIEGLTGLYLLDLADCKNLLRIPSVISSLTRLKTIILSGCSSLGEISENIGNVEGLEELDISGTAIRQMPSSIVYHKNLKVLSCSNCDRQLSTSLLFRSSPSLCPALGMLSPSSFSGFSSLTSLNLSYCNLFDGAIPNNLDHLSSLKDLFLGGNNFTSIPESICRLSNLARLVLDDCSQLQSFPKLPLSIKGVWVSDCMSLKSDSDQYEVCDSTTAGNVSVIKRISSTICIIDMSYSQFAAWLRDYHEANEVEISQRSRTAYGLSTRAFEIPNWFDSRSNSQSVTILLPTDNKGKPWMGYALYVVLEIHEDFDTNCDLKVKHKFDCYFDTMEGPGDKQTLYHEVNVESVPFTGSHGYWIIIPHVWFLKGLNSLNECNTIEAHTTIDSPAVEVKKSGARLLYDHDFIGFLYELKSYRHCLYIRRKKENSGQEIMYGMKEQAAEVTSQNSRSTVTLSPTLAEDQHLKFNSTIPVQEHLESLPSELNCSEGIDVSGSKYYNIHGRPSNLKTAFVLGKILEEYSGRHDLLYKETFSQSEIPEWFCSVNGSSTAFTIPRLNNMTGWKGVVVCSAFAILSHPSLIQFELYIPHIQCSFGSGSWKIPMNGYVIVNDLFPNMMGHGFIWILYVSHGSFQGYMLNKYTPVDMQVKFKSNSKDITVESCGYQLVFQENMEELMEIIMQCSTCMPHCQSLKNSKRKREQFEEEQVVEEDEQGRSYFWTRKS
- the LOC112165851 gene encoding disease resistance protein RUN1 isoform X5 is translated as MGNGWNSVLKRMDVHDSEIRHRLRFKKVLIILDDVDKLEQLQALAGSNSWFGRGSRIIITTRDEQLLIAHHVDRSYKVKELKNDDALELFSWKAFKSAHPPEDYLELSQNFVNYSKGLPLAIKVLGAFLCGQSPQEWKSAFSRIQENLDNDIMSALRISFDGLHEKEKEIFLDIACFFKGHDRDQVAVMLESFGFHPIIGIRALIRKSLITLVGNKLWMHDLLQEMGWELVRAECLNEPGNCSRIWQSADVLDVMKHKKGSDSVQGIVLVLPQEQNEQLKSDALSNLKKLRFLKISNVLLPRGLNYLSTELQVVEWNGYPSKLLPKNFPSKKLVQLSICCSRIEYLWKGYKSLEKLKSIDLKDSTCLMETPDFTGVPNLEKLILEGCTKLSKVHTSISNLKNLRLLNMKNCKSLEMFSCDISLESLEIFGLSGCARLKAFPEILGDMGCLSKLYLDGTAIEELPLSIEGLTGLYLLDLADCKNLLRIPSVISSLTRLKTIILSGCSSLGEISENIGNVEGLEELDISGTAIRQMPSSIVYHKNLKVLSCSNCDRQLSTSLLFRSSPSLCPALGMLSPSSFSGFSSLTSLNLSYCNLFDGAIPNNLDHLSSLKDLFLGGNNFTSIPESICRLSNLARLVLDDCSQLQSFPKLPLSIKGVWVSDCMSLKSDSDQYEVCDSTTAGNVSVIKRISSTICIIDMSYSQFAAWLRDYHEANEVEISQRSRTAYGLSTRAFEIPNWFDSRSNSQSVTILLPTDNKGKPWMGYALYVVLEIHEDFDTNCDLKVKHKFDCYFDTMEGPGDKQTLYHEVNVESVPFTGSHGYWIIIPHVWFLKGLNSLNECNTIEAHTTIDSPAVEVKKSGARLLYDHDFIGFLYELKSYRHCLYIRRKKENSGQEIMYGMKEQAAEVTSQNSRSTVTLSPTLAEDQHLKFNSTIPVQEHLESLPSELNCSEGIDVSGSKYYNIHGRPSNLKTAFVLGKILEEYSGRHDLLYKETFSQSEIPEWFCSVNGSSTAFTIPRLNNMTGWKGVVVCSAFAILSHPSLIQFELYIPHIQCSFGSGSWKIPMNGYVIVNDLFPNMMGHGFIWILYVSHGSFQGYMLNKYTPVDMQVKFKSNSKDITVESCGYQLVFQENMEELMEIIMQCSTCMPHCQSLKNSKRKREQFEEEQVVEEDEQGRSYFWTRKS
- the LOC112165851 gene encoding TMV resistance protein N isoform X4, producing the protein MAAETLCSSSSFPYCSSNAQRTYDVFLSFRGMDTRKSFTDHLYAALDRGGIFTFRDEEELARGQPISRNLLEAIQVSRIAVVVFSRNYASSTWCLDELAKIVECMDETGQKVIPIFYDVDPSEVRNQLGKYGEAFDAHEERFKAGSDKEKLQKWRAALTQVANLSGFHLQDRYESKFIQEIMEMIVSELKGTNQTLSNDLGLVGIDFRVEEIKNLCSVKDKENDVVFIGIWGMGGIGKTTLAQAFYDKVSYQFSDKSFLKNVRESSKRDGIVALTKDLLFSVLKRMDVHDSEIRHRLRFKKVLIILDDVDKLEQLQALAGSNSWFGRGSRIIITTRDEQLLIAHHVDRSYKVKELKNDDALELFSWKAFKSAHPPEDYLELSQNFVNYSKGLPLAIKVLGAFLCGQSPQEWKSAFSRIQENLDNDIMSALRISFDGLHEKEKEIFLDIACFFKGHDRDQVAVMLESFGFHPIIGIRALIRKSLITLVGNKLWMHDLLQEMGWELVRAECLNEPGNCSRIWQSADVLDVMKHKKGSDSVQGIVLVLPQEQNEQLKSDALSNLKKLRFLKISNVLLPRGLNYLSTELQVVEWNGYPSKLLPKNFPSKKLVQLSICCSRIEYLWKGYKSLEKLKSIDLKDSTCLMETPDFTGVPNLEKLILEGCTKLSKVHTSISNLKNLRLLNMKNCKSLEMFSCDISLESLEIFGLSGCARLKAFPEILGDMGCLSKLYLDGTAIEELPLSIEGLTGLYLLDLADCKNLLRIPSVISSLTRLKTIILSGCSSLGEISENIGNVEGLEELDISGTAIRQMPSSIVYHKNLKVLSCSNCDRQLSTSLLFRSSPSLCPALGMLSPSSFSGFSSLTSLNLSYCNLFDGAIPNNLDHLSSLKDLFLGGNNFTSIPESICRLSNLARLVLDDCSQLQSFPKLPLSIKGVWVSDCMSLKSDSDQYEVCDSTTAGNVSVIKRISSTICIIDMSYSQFAAWLRDYHEANEVEISQRSRTAYGLSTRAFEIPNWFDSRSNSQSVTILLPTDNKGKPWMGYALYVVLEIHEDFDTNCDLKVKHKFDCYFDTMEGPGDKQTLYHEVNVESVPFTGSHGYWIIIPHVWFLKGLNSLNECNTIEAHTTIDSPAVEVKKSGARLLYDHDFIGFLYELKSYRHCLYIRRKKENSGQEIMYGMKEQAAEVTSQNSRSTVTLSPTLAEDQHLKFNSTIPVQEHLESLPSELNCSEGIDVSGSKYYNIHGRPSNLKTAFVLGKILECQWFLNSLYNPKVE